In one window of Candidatus Rokuibacteriota bacterium DNA:
- a CDS encoding cytoplasmic protein — protein MADSFGEFEASSLFCPRCKQATPVRKKLLLVLPSGNKYDYTCSVCGTQVGGKTDSDSSDFHRVASASRAPRSPRPGRPA, from the coding sequence ATGGCAGACAGCTTCGGCGAGTTCGAGGCGTCGAGCCTCTTCTGCCCCCGCTGCAAGCAGGCTACGCCCGTGCGGAAGAAGCTCCTGCTCGTCCTGCCGAGCGGCAACAAGTACGATTACACGTGCAGTGTCTGTGGGACGCAGGTGGGCGGAAAGACCGACTCCGACAGTAGCGACTTTCACCGGGTGGCGTCAGCCTCCCGGGCGCCCCGTTCGCCCCGTCCGGGCCGCCCGGCCTGA
- a CDS encoding NADPH:quinone oxidoreductase family protein has protein sequence MQAIFCEQLGGPEHLVLREVASPTPGPGEVRVALRARGVSFVDVLMIAGQYQTKREVPFIPGSEAAGVVIETGPGVEHVTAGDRVLVPGGFADETVVAARQAIPLPATVSFETAAAFRSSYCTAYYALQRGRLQAGEVLLVHGAAGGVGLAAVDVGKLLGATVIATASTPEKLAVCTRMGADHVINYTEGFREQVKGLTADRGADVIYDPVGGDVFDESMRCIAPFGRLLIVGFTSGRAAVVKTNHLLIKDAEAIGFTIGALGRLDPVRERKNLATLMGWLAAGRITPHVSHRFPLAQAADALTVVRERKVMGKAVLV, from the coding sequence ATGCAAGCCATCTTCTGTGAGCAATTGGGGGGCCCCGAGCACCTGGTGCTGCGCGAGGTCGCGTCACCGACGCCCGGCCCTGGAGAGGTGAGGGTCGCGCTGCGTGCCCGCGGCGTGAGCTTCGTCGACGTGCTGATGATCGCCGGGCAGTACCAGACGAAGCGCGAGGTCCCCTTCATCCCGGGGAGTGAAGCGGCCGGAGTCGTCATCGAGACCGGGCCGGGGGTCGAGCACGTCACCGCCGGGGACCGGGTGCTCGTGCCGGGGGGCTTCGCCGACGAGACAGTCGTGGCGGCGCGGCAGGCGATACCCTTGCCCGCGACCGTGAGCTTCGAGACCGCGGCCGCCTTCCGCTCGAGCTACTGCACCGCCTACTACGCTCTTCAACGCGGCCGCTTGCAGGCCGGGGAAGTCCTGCTCGTGCACGGCGCCGCCGGCGGCGTGGGGCTGGCCGCCGTCGACGTCGGCAAGCTGCTCGGCGCCACCGTGATCGCCACCGCCAGCACCCCCGAGAAGCTCGCCGTGTGCACGCGCATGGGAGCGGATCACGTCATCAACTACACGGAGGGGTTCCGGGAACAGGTGAAGGGTCTGACGGCTGACCGCGGCGCGGACGTCATCTACGACCCCGTCGGGGGCGACGTGTTCGACGAATCCATGCGCTGCATCGCTCCGTTCGGTCGGCTGCTCATCGTCGGGTTCACCAGCGGCCGGGCTGCCGTCGTCAAGACCAACCACCTCCTGATCAAGGACGCGGAGGCGATCGGGTTCACGATCGGCGCACTGGGCCGGCTCGATCCCGTCCGGGAGCGCAAGAATCTTGCGACCCTGATGGGGTGGCTCGCCGCCGGGCGTATCACCCCGCATGTCTCCCACCGGTTCCCGCTCGCGCAGGCCGCCGACGCGCTGACCGTGGTGCGCGAGCGCAAGGTCATGGGGAAAGCGGTACTGGTGTAG
- a CDS encoding hemerythrin domain-containing protein — protein MVFVYLLMAIIGVAAVIFTIQNPDPVAVSFLHWRSVSLPLSLIILLSASVGVVVASISGFAQQIRLRGKIRKLERLCAGLSTAAAPARVEPITRSGLSPAPRTPIPIRGGHPMEATQFIKQEHDKAKAAFDKVLHASPQQRGQLWEELKPELKLHEQMEDACLYEPLARDGGSKDARLSEWREQHHKEVQKVEGLIEATGRMRPDEAAWLDKIKEVHSSLETHIREEEQDIFPRITRVWDEGRRERAGTQMAEMHSKKVGRIA, from the coding sequence ATGGTCTTCGTCTATCTGCTGATGGCGATCATCGGAGTGGCGGCCGTGATCTTCACGATCCAGAACCCTGACCCGGTGGCCGTGAGCTTTCTGCACTGGCGTTCCGTCAGCCTGCCGCTGTCGCTGATCATCCTGCTCTCGGCCTCGGTGGGCGTCGTCGTCGCCTCGATCAGCGGCTTCGCTCAGCAGATCCGGCTCCGGGGCAAGATCCGGAAGCTGGAGCGCCTCTGCGCCGGGCTGTCGACCGCGGCGGCGCCGGCCAGGGTCGAGCCGATCACGCGGTCAGGTCTTTCACCAGCCCCACGGACACCCATACCAATCCGAGGAGGTCACCCCATGGAGGCGACTCAATTCATCAAGCAAGAGCACGACAAGGCCAAGGCGGCTTTCGACAAGGTCCTGCACGCCTCACCGCAGCAGCGGGGCCAGCTCTGGGAGGAGCTCAAGCCCGAGCTCAAGCTCCACGAGCAGATGGAGGACGCGTGCCTGTACGAGCCGCTCGCGCGCGATGGGGGCTCGAAGGACGCGAGGCTATCCGAGTGGAGAGAGCAGCACCACAAGGAAGTCCAGAAGGTCGAGGGCTTGATCGAGGCGACCGGCCGGATGCGGCCGGACGAGGCCGCCTGGCTGGACAAGATCAAGGAGGTTCACTCGAGCCTCGAGACCCACATCCGCGAAGAAGAGCAAGACATCTTCCCCCGCATCACCAGGGTCTGGGACGAGGGACGGCGCGAGCGCGCCGGAACGCAGATGGCGGAGATGCATTCGAAGAAGGTGGGCCGGATCGCCTGA
- a CDS encoding NAD(P)/FAD-dependent oxidoreductase, translated as MKVVIIGAGFAGLQCAQRLSGTPVDVLLIDRNNYHLFTPLLYQVASSLLNPSDIAYPVRAVFRGSPNVRFLVVQVTGVALDAKIVRTADGGRLPYDYLVIATGSATNFFGLGSVERAAHGLKDLPEAVALRTHVIRAFERAARETDQAALRACLTFVVVGGGPTGVEYAGALSELIHRVLIRDYAELDLRAVRVILVEALDRVLPAFLPALSSDARTRLERLGVEVRLGARLLDATDGRITLSSGEIVAARTLVWAAGVKPSELDTALGVRRTPSRRIAVDEYLRIPDYPGAFAIGDVAGAIQDGSELAMMSPQAMQEGRYVADAIVRLERKQPLQPFRYRDRGIMATIGRHAAVAQVGPLSFTGPFGWFVWLFVHLYYIIGYRNRLVVLISWAWNYVFYDRPIRLMTRGKDGTEGE; from the coding sequence ATGAAGGTCGTCATCATCGGCGCCGGATTCGCCGGCCTCCAGTGCGCGCAGCGTCTCTCCGGCACGCCGGTGGACGTGCTGCTGATCGACCGCAACAACTACCACCTGTTCACGCCACTCCTCTACCAGGTCGCCAGCTCCCTGCTCAACCCGAGCGACATCGCCTACCCGGTGCGAGCGGTCTTTCGCGGCTCGCCCAACGTTCGTTTTCTCGTGGTCCAGGTGACCGGCGTGGCACTCGATGCGAAGATCGTGCGGACGGCCGACGGCGGCCGGCTTCCGTACGACTATCTCGTGATCGCGACGGGGAGCGCCACCAATTTCTTCGGGTTGGGCTCGGTCGAGCGGGCGGCGCACGGGCTCAAGGACCTGCCCGAGGCCGTGGCGCTCCGGACCCACGTCATCCGCGCATTCGAACGAGCGGCCCGCGAGACGGACCAGGCGGCCCTGCGCGCGTGTCTCACGTTTGTCGTGGTGGGCGGCGGGCCCACCGGCGTGGAGTACGCCGGCGCGCTTTCCGAGCTGATCCACCGGGTGCTGATCCGGGACTACGCGGAGCTCGATCTCCGCGCCGTGCGCGTGATCCTGGTCGAGGCGCTCGATCGCGTCCTCCCGGCCTTTCTCCCGGCCCTCTCGTCGGACGCGCGGACGCGGCTGGAGCGGCTCGGTGTCGAGGTCCGGCTGGGCGCCCGGCTGCTCGACGCGACGGACGGGCGGATCACGCTCTCGAGCGGCGAGATCGTTGCCGCGCGGACCCTCGTGTGGGCGGCGGGCGTCAAGCCGTCGGAGCTCGACACGGCACTCGGCGTCCGGCGCACCCCGTCTCGGCGGATCGCGGTGGACGAGTACCTCCGGATCCCGGATTACCCCGGAGCCTTCGCGATCGGGGACGTGGCGGGGGCCATCCAGGACGGGAGTGAGCTCGCGATGATGTCGCCGCAGGCGATGCAGGAGGGGCGTTATGTCGCCGATGCGATCGTCCGGCTGGAGCGGAAGCAGCCGCTGCAGCCTTTCCGCTACCGCGACAGGGGCATCATGGCCACGATCGGTCGCCACGCCGCCGTCGCCCAGGTGGGACCGCTCTCGTTCACCGGGCCCTTCGGCTGGTTCGTGTGGCTCTTCGTGCACCTGTACTACATCATCGGCTATCGGAACCGTCTGGTGGTGCTGATCTCGTGGGCGTGGAACTACGTCTTCTACGATCGCCCCATCAGGCTGATGACGCGGGGGAAGGACGGCACGGAGGGGGAGTGA
- a CDS encoding PEP-CTERM sorting domain-containing protein: protein MGIGLLALAALALPGTASAFPIAAPGTEGLKVLVGSTSNVIATYQGNSAAFSNDLYLSTPAGFFSTSIIFNNHTSAVGSTVDLGSFPIGTELIFRLHVNNTGHDFFTGPASRNPDLHEHARVQEGWQPNETLVSFEDLLNGPFDYNDLSFSFTNVQTTEPSPSVPGPATLVLLGLGLAGMRLIARGKR from the coding sequence ATGGGGATCGGGCTGCTGGCGTTGGCGGCACTGGCTTTGCCTGGGACGGCTTCGGCATTCCCCATTGCCGCCCCGGGAACGGAAGGGCTGAAGGTTCTTGTCGGAAGCACCAGTAACGTGATCGCCACGTATCAGGGGAACTCCGCGGCCTTCAGCAATGACCTCTACCTGTCGACGCCCGCGGGTTTCTTCTCGACGAGCATCATCTTCAACAACCATACGTCCGCCGTCGGGAGCACCGTGGATCTGGGCTCCTTTCCAATCGGCACCGAGTTGATCTTCAGGTTGCACGTGAACAACACGGGACACGACTTCTTCACGGGTCCGGCCTCGCGCAATCCTGACCTGCACGAGCATGCCCGGGTCCAGGAAGGCTGGCAGCCCAACGAGACCCTCGTCAGCTTCGAAGACCTCCTCAATGGGCCGTTCGACTACAACGATCTGAGCTTTTCCTTCACGAATGTCCAAACCACCGAGCCGAGCCCGAGCGTTCCCGGGCCCGCCACTCTCGTGCTTCTCGGTCTCGGCCTTGCCGGGATGAGGCTGATCGCGCGCGGCAAGAGGTAG